DNA sequence from the Pungitius pungitius chromosome 16, fPunPun2.1, whole genome shotgun sequence genome:
CACAAGTTCTGAGTGATTGTGAGTTGCATCATGTGAGCAGTTAGCAGGGAGTGTGTGACTCAGGATACCTGCTCACTGACTCACAGCGTCTGTTTTGGGATGTATGGGGGTGTGGAGGAATGCTGTGTGATCCAGATGAGAGCTCTggtggaccggggggggggggggggggacggaatGCTCATCAGCGTTATCATTGTTTATCAATGCACCATCTGTCAAGCACAAGGGTATTCCCGCCCCCTCCTCGATGTGTTTGTCCTTTACAGGGATGATGTCATTAGTTTGACAATGTAATCAAGTTTAATCGAGTTTGAATGGAGTGCAGACAGTTCAATTAAACAGAGTAATCCGTCCCTCTGAGACACACGGTGTCCCTTCCACTGCCCTCCGTTCAAAAATAAGCCTTTCCAGAGGTTGCATAACCATGGTTGTGAGTTCAGTACCGGGGGGGCAGGTCTTCCTTCTGCTTCCATTCGGCTCACGAAGCATCGGCCTCGATCCAGTTCCTTTGTGTCATCATCAGAAAGTTCTGAACATGTGCGGGATTTCtggaaggtcaaaggttagGAGATCATCTGAAGCGTGTCATTACGATGTCTCTGTCGGATCTGAAGCCCTCGATTGTAAAACCACTTTGTCTGTAAACGAGGTCACGAGAAAGGAGCGCTCCTCACCTGACGTAGTGACCTAAACGTGGATTGTTGTTACAATAAACAGACGGAGTTATAGCACATAAAACAGTACAGAACATGTCAAACGGATATTTAACACCGAGGTGTTCAACCAAACACTCTGAGACGGCTAAATGTTTGCAAATTTAGCTCCAAACTGCAGCAAACACAGACCTGATCTACGGGGatcttgtgggggggggggtgaggtcaTCGTCTGTGGTTACAGTCGTCCAGGAGAACCTTTACAGTCACTTTAATGGGATCGTTAAAGTGCTGACTTCACTACGCCGCCCTGGAATGACCTTGTTGACATTGTGATGccgtgaaaggggggggggggggttgtgtggtcTGTACTTTGGCCAAGGTGCTTAGCAACCACTTCCTCCCTTGCTGCACACGGGTCTCTCACACATCTCTACATCCAAGTACTGCGGAACAGTCCatctacatttaaaatgtgaataaatcagaggattgtttttaaatatttggggACCTggaaaagtccccccccctccacctgtaCAAACCGTGATACTTTGTTCTGCAGGCAAAGGAGATCCTCACCAAGGAGTCCAACGTGCAGGAGGTGAGATGCCCCGTGACGGTGTGCGGAGACGTGCACGGCCAGTTCCACGACCTCATGGAGCTCTTCAGGATCGGAGGGAAGTCTCCAGACACAAACTACTTGTTCATGGGAGACTACGTGGACAGAGGCTACTACTCCGTGGAGACGGTCACTTTGCTAGTGTCACTTAAGGTAAGTCGTCTTTTCCAAGAAGAGCGGCATTTTAATTGAGAGGAGGAACGCGACCCCAGGTGTGACGTGGCTGGTGTTTCAGGTGCGCTACCAGGAGCGCATCACCATCCTGAGGGGGAACCACGAGAGCAGACAGATCACGCAGGTGTACGGCTTCTACGACGAGTGCCTGCGCAAATACGGCAACGCCAACGTGTGGAAGTCCTTCACGGACCTGTTTGACTACCTGCCCCTCACCGCCCTGGTGGACTCTCAGGTGAGCAGACGCAGGGATTGGTCCCCACAGACGTGTCCCTTTAAACGACCCCCCCTGACCCGTTCCCCTCCCGGTCCTTCCAGATCTTCTGCCTTCACGGAGGTCTGTCGCCCTCCATAGATACTCTGGATCACATCCGGGCGCTGGACCGCCTACAGGAAGTGCCACACGAGGTAGGGGCGACACTTTGTTTGGATGTTACTcacttaaggggggggggggggtgatcactAGGGAGGCTAACAGGATCCTGCGTGTGTCGCTGTTCATGCTGACTGTTGcttggctcctcctcctcagggtcCCATGTGCGACCTGCTGTGGTCCGACCCCGACGACCGGGGGGGCTGGGGCATCTCCCCCCGAGGAGCCGGCTACACCTTCGGTCAGGACATCTCGGAGACCTTCAACCACGCCAACCGCCTCACGCTGGTGTCCCGCGCCCACCAGCTGGTCATGGAGGTGGGTCTCTGGGgtttcactgggggggggggggggctcaagaaTCACCCATTTCATAAGAATCAAAAATCAAGCGGTCCACATGCCATttgttatccccccccccccccccccacagggttACAACTGGTGCCACGAAAGGAACGTGGTGACAATATTTAGTGCTCCCAACTACTGCTATCGCTGTGGCAACCAGGCGGCCATCATGGAGCTCGACGACACCCTCAAATACTCGTTGTGAGTATCATGGAGACAGGGCCGGCCTCAGGGGATTTAAAAtaactgattgattgattgattgattgacacctTTCTTCTTCTAACCAGTCTCCAGTTTGACCCAGCGCCTCGTAGAGGAGAGCCTCACGTCACTCGCCGCACCCCAGAATACTTCCTGTAAatattgacctctgacccctgtaCAGTCGGGTCTATCGTTGCCATGATGTATGACCTCAAACCAATAACAACAtgaatgatgggggggggggggggctacacagCAGTGCACATTGTAAATCAACAAAAGAAGAACCCTGATGTCAGTGTGTCTTTGAATGGACCAAAAGGTGTGTTCCACATCCTGAGTGCTTGTATGGGGAGGTCTCCCCCTCTATTTAAAGTTCTTCATGtagctggaccccccccccccacctgccctCCCACATGCTGCCACAGCTTATATTTACTAGATATGAACCTGATCTCTTTGCACTTTTTGTAAATCTAAAGAAATGTAACATATGTCAAAAGATGGAAATTATTTCACACTAAAGatgtttttgttattcattttttggcttttttgatttttttatgacAAATAAAGCCCCATCAGGCAAAGGTATCTTTGTCCTGTGGACCTTCTTCTAATGAGCTTACTGACTCCCTCTGAACTCCTGAGTCTGTGTGAAACGAACCGACtgaataataaagataaagtggcTCCTTCTCggtggcttttcttttcttcacatttcCCTCCGGAcgctataataataataataaggtcCCTGGTAAACATGGTTTATGGGGATTATTTTGATTATGAAGGCAATTGTTTGCAGAAAAACCTTCTCCTGTGACATCGCTCATTATTCACTGCATGTAATATTCTAAGGATTTAGGTAGAAAGCAGGTTATAGTGAACATATGTAGAATAATGTAGATTACAATTGgagtatatattatatttatgtcTTTATGGGATGTTGAAGCCACCTAGTCATAATAAAACTGATTTATATCCCCATAACTATTATTTTTAAAGAAGCCAAACAACACCAGCTGCAGTTCCCTCTTTTTCCAAAAACTCCCCACTTCCGGTCTCGCGCTGGTTGATGTGTCCAGCTTGACGCAGCCGCAGAGCAACGCCCGGCGTACCCCCGATGACGTCACCACGGAGCGCTGCATTCCATTGGCTCCCGTTGCCAACGCACACGGGAGATTACGTCATCTTGTTATGATTTTGTTGTGGTGCGGAGATGACGTCAGCGTTTTACAAGGAGTTTGTAAACGAAAAAAAGGCAGTTATAGTTATAAAAGTAATTTAATGGAATAAATCAATTgatcaaaacattgttttaaatataGTCAATATCTGTTTGAAAAaggcatttgttttatttcataatcTTGAGTATCTTTTTATAAACATAAGGAAACAGGATGAAATTGGGGCGCAATGAGCTCATTAAATAACCGGTAAGGGGCTTTATTTTATGAGGCACACACACGCCACTCTGAGATACTATAAAAGTGTGCAGAATAT
Encoded proteins:
- the ppp2cab gene encoding serine/threonine-protein phosphatase 2A catalytic subunit alpha isoform, with protein sequence MEEKPFTKELDQWIEQLNECKQLSEGQVKTLCEKAKEILTKESNVQEVRCPVTVCGDVHGQFHDLMELFRIGGKSPDTNYLFMGDYVDRGYYSVETVTLLVSLKVRYQERITILRGNHESRQITQVYGFYDECLRKYGNANVWKSFTDLFDYLPLTALVDSQIFCLHGGLSPSIDTLDHIRALDRLQEVPHEGPMCDLLWSDPDDRGGWGISPRGAGYTFGQDISETFNHANRLTLVSRAHQLVMEGYNWCHERNVVTIFSAPNYCYRCGNQAAIMELDDTLKYSFLQFDPAPRRGEPHVTRRTPEYFL